The following is a genomic window from Salvelinus fontinalis isolate EN_2023a chromosome 11, ASM2944872v1, whole genome shotgun sequence.
ggGGGTCTCCAtgtaacctgtgtgtgtttcagggacgggtctctccatgtaacctgtgtgtgtttcagggacgggtctccatgtgacctgtgtgtgtttcagggacgggtctctccatgtgacctgtgtgtgtttcagggacgggtctctccatgtgagctgtgtgtgtttcagggacgggtctctccatgtgagctgtgtgtgtttcagggacgggtctccatgtgacctgtgtgtgtttcagggacgggtctctccatgtgagctgtgtgtgtttcagggacgggtctctccatgtgagctgtgtgtgtttcagggacgggtctctccatgtaacctgtgtgtgtttcagggacgggtctctccatgtgacctgtgtgtgtttcagggacgggtctctccatgtaacctgtgtgtgtttcagggacgggtctctccatgtaacctgtgtgtgtttcagggacgggtctctccatgtgacctgtgtgtgtttcagggacgggtctctccatgtaacctgtgtgtgtttcagggacgggtctctccatgtgacctgtgtgtgtttcagggacgggtctctccatgtaacctgtgtgtgtttcagggacgggtctctccatgtaacctgtgtgtgtttcagggacgggtctctccatgtgacctgtgtgtgtttcagggacgggtctctccatgtaacctgtgtgtgtttcagggacgggtctctccatgtgacctgtgtgtttcagggacgggtctccatgtaacctgtgtgtgtttcagggacgggtctctccatgtgagctgtgtgtgtttcagggacgggtctctccatgtgacctgtgtgtgtttcagggacgggtctctccatgtaacctgtgtgtgtttcagggacgggtctctccatgtgacctgtgtgtgtttcagggacgggtctctccatgtaacctgtgtgtgtttcagggacgggtctctccatgtgacctgtgtgtgtttcagggacgggtctctccatgtgacctgtgtgtgtttcagggacgggtctctccatgtaacctgtgtgtgtttcagggacgggtctctccatgtgacctgtgtgtgtttcagggacgggtctctccatgtgagctgtgtgtgtttcagggacgggtctctccatgtgagctgtgtgtgtttcagggacgggtctccatgtgacctgtgtgtgtttcagggacgggtctctccatgtgagctgtgtgtgtttcagggacgggtctctccatgtaacctgtgtgtgtttcagggacgggtctctccatgtgacctgtgtgtgtttcagggacgggtctctccatgtaacctgtgtgtgtttcagggacgggtctctccatgtaacctgtgtgtgtttcagggacgggtctctccatgtgacctgtgtgtgtttcagggacgggtctctccatgtaacctgtgtgtgtttcagggacgggtctctccatgtgacctgtgtgtttcagggacgggtctccatgtaacctgtgtgtgtttcagggacgggtctctccatgtgagctgtgtgtgtttcagggacgggtctctccatgtgacctgtgtgtgtttcagggacgggtctctccatgtaacctgtgtgtgtttcagggacgggtctctccatgtgacctgtgtgtgtttcagggacgggtctctccatgtaacctgtgtgtgtttcagggacgggtctctccatgtgacctgtgtgtgtttcagggacgggtctctccatgtgacctgtgtgtgtttcagggacgggtctctccatgtgacctgtgtgtgtttcagggacgggtctctccatgtaacctgtgtgtgtttcagggacggGTCTCTCCATGTGACCTGTGTGGAGCAGAGCAGTGGGAAGACTGAAGCCATCAGCATATCAGCAGCCTCCTGATTTCACCTCAAACTCCAAGTTAATGTCACTATAATTGTTGAAGTTCATTTTCAAGTTTAAATAAAGACATTATGGTTGAACTTAGTTCCTTTATTCTCTACAGTTTACAACAGACTTTATTCTCTACAGGTCAGACTTTATTCTCTACAGGTCAGACTTTATTCTCTACAGGTCAGACTTTATTCTCTACAGTTCAGACTTTATTCTCTACAGTTCAGACTTTATTCTCTACAGGTCAGACTTTATTCTCTACAGGTCAGACTTTATTCTCTACAGTTCAGAACTGCGGTAGTCTTTGTGTGGTCTCTCAGGAGCAGACTCCAGTTCCGGGTGGAAGATGTTACTGTGTTCCTACTGAACATTTCACAGGGTGTTCGAGGGGAGTAGCTGTGGTTTCTCTTAGCCCTGATAGGCCAGGTGTGCATGTAGGGCATAGCTATAGTGTCTCTGTAAGTAGAGCATGGGTAAGGTCTGTGTAGACTACGCTACGGCGCCACACAGGAAATCGTATATATGCATTCATCAAGACAACTGTTTTCGGGTGAGAAAGACATTGTGGGTTCTTGACAATAATCCATTGAAACTATAACAGAGATGGACTCCTCTTACATATAACCTGGACATTGAGGGCtaccaccattttaaagtagtcacctGGATGGAATGATCTGAGCATTGGGTGCTCCGGGTTCGGAAATGACTAAGCTACTGTATATCATGGCCACAAAGTTCTGGTCTGCTTCAGGTGACTGCTCTCCCATAATGCATTAGCAGCTGGGTTTGGTCTGCTTCAGGTGACTGCTCTCCCATAATGCATTAGCAGCTGGGTTTGGTCTGCTTCAGGTGACTGCTCTCCCATAGGCAGCTGGGTTTGGTCTGCTTCAGGTGACTGCTCTCCCATAATGCATTAGCAGCTGGGTTTGGTCTGCTTCAGGTGACTGCTCTCCCATAATGCATTAGCAGCTGGGTTTGGTCTGCTTCAGGTGACTGCTCTCCCATAATGCATTAGCAGCTGGGTTTGGTCTGCTTCAGGTGACTGCTCTCCCATAATGCATTAGCAGCTGGGTTTGGTCTGCTTCAGGTGACTGCTCTCCCATAGGCAGCTGGGTTTGGTCTGCTTCAGGTGACTGCTCTCCCATAATGCATTAGCAGCTGGGTTTGGTCTGCTTCAGGTGACTGCTCTCCCATAATGCATTAGCAGCTGGGTTTGGTCTGCTTCAGGTGACTGCTCTCCCATAATGCATTAGCAGCTGGGTTTGGTCTGCTTCAGGTGACTGCTCTCCCATAGGCAGCTGGGTTTGGTCTGCTTCAGGTGACTGCTCTCCCATAATGCATTAGCAGCTGGGTTTGGTCTGCTTCAGGTGATTGCTCTCCCATAATGCATTAGCAGCTGGGTTTGGTCTGCTTCAGGTGACTGCTCTCCCATAATGCATTAGCAGCTGGGTTTAGTCTGCTTCAGGTGACTGCTCTCCCATAATGCATTAGCAGCTGGGTTTAGTCTGCTTCAGGTGACTGCTCTCCCATAATGCATTAGCAGCTGGGTTTAGTCTGCTTCAGGTGACTGCTCTCCCATAATGCATTAGCAGCTGGGTTTAGTCTGCTCAGCTCATTGATGTGAATCAAGAAACTAGTGGGTGGAATGTCTTgctttctcttccctctgtctATATACAAAGAGTTAGACATGGTCAGAGGGACTGACTTCCTGTCCTATATACAAAGAGTTAGACATGGTCAGAGGGACTGACTTCCTGTCCTATATACAAAGAGTTAGACATGGTCAGAGGGACTGACTTCCTGTCCTATATACAAAGAGTTAGACATGGTCAGAGGGACTGACTTCCTGTCCTGATGACCAATTCCTCTCCAGCGGCCAGTCTCCTGTACAGATCGCTGAGGTCGTCTGGTCCAGGTGTGTGTGAATCCGGCGTAGACGGGATGTCAAAGTCCGATGACACCTGAGACTCCGTTGGCTCTGATTGGTGAGTGTGGCTGCCACTCTCCTCCCCCCCAGCATCTAGATTGGTCAATGCATCTCCCTGACACCGGTCTTCTGATTGGATGAGCATGCTGTCAGCCTGACTCGGACCTCGCCCAGCCGAGAGAGGAAGTAACGGCGAGGGGAGTTTGGCGAAGTCATCAACAAACAGCTCTGGGGTCTGGGAGCCTGTGAGTGTGGAGTGGGAGGGGCTTGTGTGAGAGCAGGAGTTTGGTTGGCTGGTCTGGCTGTCCGTCAGTATCTCCGTGGTGAAAAACTCCTCCCAGCGAGGAGGCGTGCCAGAATTAGATACAGACCCctcgtctctctcctccaggtctctctcctcatcatcatcatcatcattagatTCGGTACAGTCCATGTAGTCTCCTGtgatgagaggtgtgtgtgttaggggtaGAGGTTCGTCGGGAGGGTCAGGGAGCGTTGTGGGTGTGGCCTCCTGCATCATCACCCTCTTCCTGACAGGGGCCAGGTCCGCCCCCTCAAACAGCCAATCAGCACGGTCCACATCTGATATAAACAACAGAGCCAATCACCAAACAGTGAAATAATGTAGAAGTTATGGTTGGATAGCtgtggtcaggagagagagtctTACCGTGGGTgtgctgctctggtctggtgcGTTTCAGTGTTCCCAGAGGTCTGTAGATCACAGATGAAGAGGACACGTCTCTACACATAGACTTCAACCTGGAGACATACAGTTAGTGTTCCCAGAGGTCTGTAGATCACAGATGAAGAGGACACGTCTCTACACATAGACTTCAACCTGGAGACATACAGTTAGTGTTCCCAGAGGTCTGTAGATCACAGATGAAGAGGACACGTCTCTACACATAGACTTCAACCTGGAGACATACAGTTAGTGTTCCCAGAGGTCTGTAGATCACAGATGAAGAGGACACGTCTCTACACATAGACTTCAACCTGGAGACATACAGTTAGTGTTCCCAGAGGTCTGTAGATCACAGATGAAGAGGACACGTCTCTACACATAGACTTCAACCTGGAGACATACAGTTAGTGTTCCCAGAGGTCTGTAGATCACAGATGAAGAGGACACGTCTCTACACATAGACTTCAACCTGGAGACATACAGTTAGTGTTCCCAGAGGTCTGTAGATCACAGATGAAGAGGACACGTCTCTACACATAGACTTCAACCTGGAGACATACAGTTAGTGTTCCCAGAGGTCTGTAGATCACAGATGAAGAGGACACGTCTCTACACATAGACTTCAACCTGGAGACATACAGTTAGTGTTCCCAGAGGTCTGTAGATCACAGATGAAGAGGACACGTCTCTACACATAGACTTCAACCTGGAGACATACAGTTAGTGTTCCCAGAGGTCTGTAGATCACAGATGAAGAGGACACGTCTCTACACATAGACTTCAACCTGGAGACATACAGTTAGTGTTCCCAGAGGTCTGTAGATCACAGATGAAGAGGACACGTCTCTACACATAGACTTCAACCTGGAGACATACAGTTAGTGTTCCCAGAGGTCTGTAGATCACAGATGAAGAGGACACGTCTCTACACATAGACTTCAACCTGGAGACATACAGTTAGTGTTCCCAGAGGTCTGTAGATCACAGATGAAGAGGACACGTCTCTACACATAGACTTCAACCTGGAGACATACAGTTAGTGTTCCCAGAGGTCTGTAGATCACAGATGAAGAGGACACGTCTCTACACATAGACTTCAACCTGGAGACATACAGTTAGTGTTCCCAGAGGTCTGTAGATCACAGATGAAGAGGACACGTCTCTACACATAGACTTCAACCTGGAGACATACAGTTAGTGTTCCCAGAGGTCTGTAGATCACAGATGAAGAGGACACGTCTCTACACAGACTTCAACCTGGAGACATACAgttacacattcacacacacgatACGGTAACAAATGCAGtgccttgggaaagtattcagaccccgtcCCTCGTTCCacagtttgttacgttacagccttattctacaatggaggAAAACAATGATTTAATGCATCTACACAGGAAGCTGATTCACATCAGGGTCAGACCtgattagtattcagaccctttgatatgagactcaaaatagagctcaggtgcatcttgtttccattgatcaccctcgATGTTTCTACAATTTAATTGGACtacacctgtggtgaattcaattgataggacatgatttggaaaggcacacacctgtctatataaggtgtcACACTTGACAggtagagcaaaaaccaagccatgaggtcgaagctcagagacaggattgtgtcgagccacagatctggggaagggaaccccAAAATAATTCTgtggcattgaaggtccccaagaacacagtggcctccatcattctgaaatggaagaagtttggaaccaccaagactcttcctagagctggccgcccggccaaactgagcaatcgggggagaagagccttggtcagggaggtgactgggtctcaaccccgccctgtgcaactgggtcctggacttcctgacgggccgcccccaggtggtgagggtaggtaacatctccaccccgctgatcctcaacactggggccccacaagggtgcgttctgagccctctcctgtactccctgttcacccacgactgcgtggccatgcacgcctccaactcaatcatcacgtttgcagacgacactacagtggtaggcttgattaccaacgatgacgagacggcctacagggaggaggtgagggccctcggagtgtggtgtcaggaaaaataaCCTCTcagtcaacgtcaacaaaacaaaggagatgatcgtggacttcaggaaacagcagagggagcacccccctattcacatcgacgggacagtagtggagaggatgGAAAGTTAAGTtcttcggcgtacacatcacggacaaactgaaatggtccacccacacagacagcgtggtgaagaaggcgcagcagctcctattcaacctcaggaggctgaagaaatccggcttgtcaccaaaaaccctgacaaacctttacagatgcacaatcgagagcatcctgtcgggctgtatcaccgcctggtacggcaactgctccgcccacaaccgtaagtctctccagagggtggtgaggtctgcacaacgcatcaccgggggcaaactacctgccctccaggacacctacaccacccgatgtcacaggaaggccaaaaagatcatcaaggacaacaa
Proteins encoded in this region:
- the LOC129864868 gene encoding aggrecan core protein-like, with the protein product MERPVPETHTAHMERPVPETHTGHMERPVPETHTGYMERPVPETHTGHMERPVPETHTGHMERPVPETHTGYMERPVPETHTGHMERPVPETHTGYMERPVPETHTGHMERPVPETHTAHMERPVPETHTGHMERPVPETHTGYMERPVPETHTGHMERPVPETHTGYMERPVPETHTGYMERPVPETHTGHMERPVPETHTGYMERPVPETHTGHMERPVPETHTGYMERPVPETHTGYMERPVPETHTGHMERPVPETHTGYMERPVPETHTAHMERPVPETHTAHMERPVPETHTGHMETRP